The Zingiber officinale cultivar Zhangliang chromosome 9A, Zo_v1.1, whole genome shotgun sequence genome window below encodes:
- the LOC122019677 gene encoding uncharacterized protein LOC122019677 isoform X2, which yields MRIRRRASSSLPLSPDPSRASRNGSLGGEGREAGEREKLHPVGDRYRYDLGGRRCNGLPATCSSPCSDSGSHRRSDSSGSSSSSAQRGRGKDGINSGETMSGSSVAVDHGNGSGGGKAKGKARARAGAGLASASSSCTMVVHEEETDKGLNLNGKKRQRRSPAVLMEGSRCSRVNGRGWRCCQQTLVGYSLCEHHLGKGRLRSMSASARGQLGTSKPRWGSVDARNGTTLSRHQKVEEELEEVKQRLQQSDDDPCNIVITDSNGADKIAEEEGDEAEMTSSKRKKIGVVKARKISSLLDYSDHSMLSHAQEVALLPSTNGIGNEPLH from the exons ATGCGGATCCGCCGGCGAGCTTCTTCCTCGCTGCCTCTTTCTCCAGATCCATCACGCGCATCGCGAAATGGGAGCCTTGGAGGCGAAGGCAGGGAAGCTGGAGAGAGGGAAAAGTTGCACCCGGTTGGGGATCGGTATCGTTATGATTTAGGGGGGAGGCGTTGCAATGGACTGCCTGCGACTTGCTCGAGTCCATGCTCAGATTCGGGGAGCCACCGCCGCAGTGACAGTAGCGGAAGCAGTAGTAGTAGTGCGCAACGGGGAAGAGGGAAAGATGGGATCAATAGCGGCGAGACGATGAGTGGCAGTTCAGTCGCTGTAGATCATGGAAATGGGTCAGGGGGAGGAAAGGCCAAGGGGAAGGCGAGGGCGAGAGCCGGCGCTGGCCTGGCTTCTGCTAGCAGTAGTTGCACTATGGTTGTTCATGAGGAAGAAACGGATAAAGGGCTGAATTTGAACGGGAAGAAACGGCAGCGGAGGAGCCCGGCGGTGCTGATGGAGGGTTCACGGTGCAGCCGCGTGAATGGAAGGGGGTGGCGGTGCTGCCAGCAGACGCTCGTCGGCTACTCTCTCTGCGAGCACCATCTCGGCAAAGGACGGCTCAGGAGCATGAGCGCTTCCGCGAGAGGTCAATTGGGGACGAGTAAGCCTAGATGGGGCAGCGTCGATGCAAGGAACGGTACCACTTTATCCCGCCATCAAAAGGTGGAGGAGGAATTAGAGGAAGTAAAGCAAAGGCTGCAGCAGTCGGATGATGATCCCTGCAATATTGTTATCACTGATAGTAATGGAGCTGATAAGATAGCAGAAGAAGAGGGGGATGAGGCGGAGATGACGagtagcaagaggaagaagattggAGTGGTGAAGGCTCGGAAAATCAGTAGTTTGCTCGACTATTCTGACCACTCGATGCTGTCACACGCGCAGGAAGTTGCCTTGTTGCCTTCAACTAATGGCATTGGCAACGA ACCTCTCCACTAA
- the LOC122020799 gene encoding B3 domain-containing protein Os11g0156000-like has translation MAQQHLQPWDWESPMNFHCQYQRLCRGEELREFMFEKPLTPSDVGKLNRLVIPKQHAEKYFPLDEASGEKGLLLSFEDELGKVWQFRYSYWTSSQSYVLTKGWSRFVKEKRLDAGDVVLFGRPRFDGERLYIGCRHRGAPPAAAAAAVQWNTPYYASSSSGHQDSSFHAGEQRAEIVADKSTETAAPANSKRLRLFGVNLDYTC, from the exons ATGGCACAGCAGCACCTTCAGCCCTGGGACTGGGAGTCGCCTATGAATTTCCACTGTCAGTATCAGCGTCTCTGCCGTGGTGAGGAGCTCAGGGAGTTCATGTTCGAAAAGCCTCTGACGCCGAGCGACGTAGGCAAGCTCAACAGGCTGGTCATCCCGAAGCAGCACGCGGAGAAGTACTTCCCCCTGGACGAAGCCTCCGGCGAGAAAGGCCTTCTGCTTAGCTTCGAAGACGAGTTGGGGAAGGTGTGGCAGTTCCGGTACTCCTACTGGACCAGTAGCCAGAGCTACGTGCTCACCAAGGGATGGAGCCGCTTCGTTAAGGAAAAGAGGTTGGACGCCGGCGATGTCGTCCTCTTCGGGCGTCCACGGTTCGACGGCGAGCGTCTCTACATCGGATGCAGGCATCGGGGGGCGCCGCCGGCGGCGGCCGCGGCCGCAGTGCAGTGGAACACACCCTACTACGCGTCGAGCAGCTCGGGGCACCAAGACTCTTCCTTTCATGCAG GAGAGCAAAGGGCTGAAATAGTAGCGGACAAGAGCACTGAGACAGCGGCACCGGCGAACTCAAAGAGGTTGAGGCTGTTCGGTGTAAATTTAGATTACACTTGTTAA
- the LOC122019676 gene encoding probable disease resistance protein At5g63020 isoform X2 produces MDINGFLVQVLVFLDTNDTVFCCSVGLCNPSPPGFLDSLAVEIHELKSKRDDIERDVSRARRVGKEPRSQVLWWLDRVELLETKFAKTRREFERRFMLPGGFAVNILSSYRLSVRANEMIAEACYLKSKGSFNQVANRAAPNHFEEVPSAPTVGMDAVLAQLKQAVEDDAVGLIGIYGMGGVGKTALLSRFHNEFLADATDLDMVIFIDSCRDLDVESIQNKIRHRLGLSWKKSKSQKEKASMLYKVLFKMKFVLILDDLWEPLSLQMVGIPIPKQGSSCKIMLATRIEELCDQMDVKNKIKVDLLPWDTAWRLFADKVGEETINSDPGIRHQAEILVKKCGGLPVALITVARALASKRSVDEWKHAVTIMGNSPVQLPGMVEQVFCSLKLSYDHLPSDTLRSCAMHFALYWEGCRLHKNLIQEYWIGEGILDDFKDVEQANNKACYFLGILSSASLIERVDADGYTRMHPMVRAMALWIACEFGKKENQWFVREREGLMEAPEAETWRGAARMALGYNSITVLPEAPESLNLVSLKLKSNFGLERIPDGFFRFMPCLVALDLHSTPIKEIPSGISNLQRLQFLELGGTKLKSLPKELASLKNLKYLGLNWTAELASIPERLIQSLSELRVLRMIVSYSSWKAIPAGGGNGVSLRELEALKRLRVLDITVGNAPAFNMLTQSQRLAPATAALLLKGCPGLTAVELPSGLGRSLKSLKWLRVSHSTELEEVLIAGDGRESDDAVLPELENLVLECLLKAKIVWRSSCIQHLRGLYIYGCSGMEQLIWYKDDDDSDAENRGRRGVSPFPNLKQIAFRGLPKLKRVSDERQLVFPLLESIEVAECPQLKKLNLVAEKLREIRCHRSWWDQLEWEDDAARFSPQMILKPLN; encoded by the exons ATGGACATCAATGGGTTTCTTGTGCAAGTTTTGGTGTTCTTGGACACCAATGATACTGTTTTCTGCTGCTCCGTGGGACTGTGCAATCCTTCGCCACCAG GATTTCTTGACTCTCTAGCTGTGGAGATACATGAACTGAAGAGCAAGAGAGATGATATTGAGAGAGATGTGTCCAGAGCAAGGAGAGTGGGGAAGGAGCCAAGGAGCCAAGTTTTGTGGTGGTTAGACAGGGTGGAATTACTTGAAACCAAGTTTGCCAAGACAAGAAGAGAGTTCGAGAGGAGGTTCATGCTTCCAGGAGGGTTTGCAGTGAACATATTGTCAAGCTATAGACTCAGTGTGAGAGCTAACGAAATGATCGCAGAGGCATGTTACTTGAAGAGCAAAGGATCCTTCAATCAGGTGGCTAACAGGGCAGCTCCGAACCATTTTGAGGAGGTGCCTAGTGCACCAACTGTGGGCATGGATGCTGTGCTTGCTCAGCTAAAGCAGGCTGTAGAGGATGATGCTGTGGGCCTTATTGGAATTTATGGAATGGGTGGCGTCGGCAAGACCGCTCTGTTGAGCAGATTCCACAATGAGTTCCTTGCAGACGCTACTGATCTAGACATGGTTATTTTCATCGACTCATGTAGAGACCTTGATGTCGAAAGCATCCAAAATAAGATTCGGCATCGGCTAGGCTTGTCATGGAAGAAGAGCAAATCACAAAAGGAGAAGGCATCCATGCTATACAAGGTTCTCTTCAAGATGAAGTTTGTATTGATCTTGGATGATCTTTGGGAGCCTTTGAGCCTTCAAATGGTAGGAATTCCCATCCCCAAGCAGGGATCGAGTTGTAAGATCATGTTAGCAACTCGAATAGAAGAGCTCTGTGACCAGATGGATGTGAAGAACAAGATCAAGGTGGATCTCTTGCCTTGGGACACAGCTTGGAGGTTGTTCGCAGACAAGGTAGGTGAGGAGACGATTAACTCTGACCCAGGAATCCGGCACCAAGCTGAGATCTTGGTTAAAAAATGTGGCGGTTTGCCGGTTGCTCTGATCACAGTTGCGCGAGCTCTGGCTAGCAAAAGAAGTGTAGATGAATGGAAGCATGCTGTGACAATCATGGGCAACAGCCCAGTCCAGCTCCCAGGAATGGTAGAGCAGGTGTTCTGCTCTCTCAAGCTTAGCTATGATCATCTGCCCAGTGACACACTGAGATCATGCGCCATGCACTTTGCTCTCTACTGGGAAGGCTGCCGCCTTCATAAGAACTTGATTCAAGAATACTGGATCGGCGAAGGCATTCTTGATGACTTCAAGGACGTGGAGCAGGCTAACAATAAAGCGTGCTACTTCCTTGGAATCTTAAGCTCTGCATCACTGATAGAAAGAGTAGATGCGGATGGCTACACGAGGATGCACCCCATGGTCCGCGCCATGGCCTTATGGATTGCATGCGAGTTCGGGAAGAAGGAGAATCAGTGGTTCGTGAGAGAAAGAGAAGGTTTAATGGAGGCGCCCGAGGCAGAGACATGGCGAGGCGCCGCAAGGATGGCGTTGGGGTACAACAGCATCACCGTGCTACCAGAAGCCCCCGAGAGCCTGAATCTCGTGTCCTTGAAGCTGAAGAGCAACTTCGGCTTGGAGAGGATTCCTGACGGCTTCTTCAGGTTCATGCCATGTCTAGTGGCCTTGGACCTCCATTCCACCCCCATCAAGGAGATTCCATCAGGAATCAGCAACCTCCAACGTCTGCAGTTCCTTGAGCTCGGCGGGACAAAGCTCAAGTCTTTGCCCAAAGAATTGGCTTCTCTCAAAAACCTGAAGTACTTGGGACTCAACTGGACCGCTGAGCTCGCCAGCATTCCAGAAAGACTCATCCAATCGCTCTCCGAGCTGCGAGTACTGCGCATGATCGTGAGCTATAGCTCATGGAAGGCCATCCCGGCGGGGGGCGGCAATGGCGTCAGCCTCAGGGAGCTCGAAGCCCTCAAGCGGCTGAGGGTGCTAGACATCACGGTGGGGAACGCTCCGGCGTTCAATATGCTCACGCAGTCCCAGCGGCTGGCGCCGGCAACTGCGGCTTTGTTGCTCAAGGGATGTCCAGGCCTGACGGCCGTCGAGCTCCCGTCGGGGCTCGGGCGGAGCTTGAAGAGCTTGAAGTGGCTTCGGGTGTCGCACTCGACTGAGCTGGAGGAGGTGTTGATCGCCGGCGATGGCCGAGAGAGCGATGACGCGGTGCTTCCTGAGCTTGAGAATCTGGTGCTGGAGTGTCTGCTCAAGGCTAAGATCGTTTGGAGGAGCAGCTGCATCCAACACCTTCGCGGACTGTACATTTACGGCTGCAGCGGAATGGAGCAGCTGATTTGGTACAAGGACGATGATGATTCCGACGCAGAAAACAGAGGCCGGAGGGGCGTCAGTCCGTTTCCGAACCTGAAGCAGATTGCTTTCCGGGGGCTGCCGAAGTTGAAGAGGGTGAGTGATGAGAGGCAGTTGGTGTTCCCCTTGCTGGAGAGCATTGAGGTGGCGGAGTGCCCACAGCTGAAGAAGTTGAACTTGGTAGCCGAGAAGCTGAGAGAGATCAGATGCCACAGGTCATGGTGGGATCAGCTGGAGTGGGAAGATGATGCAGCCAGGTTCAGTCCCCAGATGATCCTTAAGCCACTCAACTGA
- the LOC122019676 gene encoding probable disease resistance protein At5g63020 isoform X1 encodes MGFLCKFWCSWTPMILFSAAPWDCAILRHQDIVGLPLCFIYGWSLQFLWLLPHPSGFLDSLAVEIHELKSKRDDIERDVSRARRVGKEPRSQVLWWLDRVELLETKFAKTRREFERRFMLPGGFAVNILSSYRLSVRANEMIAEACYLKSKGSFNQVANRAAPNHFEEVPSAPTVGMDAVLAQLKQAVEDDAVGLIGIYGMGGVGKTALLSRFHNEFLADATDLDMVIFIDSCRDLDVESIQNKIRHRLGLSWKKSKSQKEKASMLYKVLFKMKFVLILDDLWEPLSLQMVGIPIPKQGSSCKIMLATRIEELCDQMDVKNKIKVDLLPWDTAWRLFADKVGEETINSDPGIRHQAEILVKKCGGLPVALITVARALASKRSVDEWKHAVTIMGNSPVQLPGMVEQVFCSLKLSYDHLPSDTLRSCAMHFALYWEGCRLHKNLIQEYWIGEGILDDFKDVEQANNKACYFLGILSSASLIERVDADGYTRMHPMVRAMALWIACEFGKKENQWFVREREGLMEAPEAETWRGAARMALGYNSITVLPEAPESLNLVSLKLKSNFGLERIPDGFFRFMPCLVALDLHSTPIKEIPSGISNLQRLQFLELGGTKLKSLPKELASLKNLKYLGLNWTAELASIPERLIQSLSELRVLRMIVSYSSWKAIPAGGGNGVSLRELEALKRLRVLDITVGNAPAFNMLTQSQRLAPATAALLLKGCPGLTAVELPSGLGRSLKSLKWLRVSHSTELEEVLIAGDGRESDDAVLPELENLVLECLLKAKIVWRSSCIQHLRGLYIYGCSGMEQLIWYKDDDDSDAENRGRRGVSPFPNLKQIAFRGLPKLKRVSDERQLVFPLLESIEVAECPQLKKLNLVAEKLREIRCHRSWWDQLEWEDDAARFSPQMILKPLN; translated from the exons ATGGGTTTCTTGTGCAAGTTTTGGTGTTCTTGGACACCAATGATACTGTTTTCTGCTGCTCCGTGGGACTGTGCAATCCTTCGCCACCAG GATATTGTTGGATTGCCTTTGTGTTTCATTTATGGTTGGTCTCTTCAATTTTTATGGCTTCTTCCTCATCCATCAG GATTTCTTGACTCTCTAGCTGTGGAGATACATGAACTGAAGAGCAAGAGAGATGATATTGAGAGAGATGTGTCCAGAGCAAGGAGAGTGGGGAAGGAGCCAAGGAGCCAAGTTTTGTGGTGGTTAGACAGGGTGGAATTACTTGAAACCAAGTTTGCCAAGACAAGAAGAGAGTTCGAGAGGAGGTTCATGCTTCCAGGAGGGTTTGCAGTGAACATATTGTCAAGCTATAGACTCAGTGTGAGAGCTAACGAAATGATCGCAGAGGCATGTTACTTGAAGAGCAAAGGATCCTTCAATCAGGTGGCTAACAGGGCAGCTCCGAACCATTTTGAGGAGGTGCCTAGTGCACCAACTGTGGGCATGGATGCTGTGCTTGCTCAGCTAAAGCAGGCTGTAGAGGATGATGCTGTGGGCCTTATTGGAATTTATGGAATGGGTGGCGTCGGCAAGACCGCTCTGTTGAGCAGATTCCACAATGAGTTCCTTGCAGACGCTACTGATCTAGACATGGTTATTTTCATCGACTCATGTAGAGACCTTGATGTCGAAAGCATCCAAAATAAGATTCGGCATCGGCTAGGCTTGTCATGGAAGAAGAGCAAATCACAAAAGGAGAAGGCATCCATGCTATACAAGGTTCTCTTCAAGATGAAGTTTGTATTGATCTTGGATGATCTTTGGGAGCCTTTGAGCCTTCAAATGGTAGGAATTCCCATCCCCAAGCAGGGATCGAGTTGTAAGATCATGTTAGCAACTCGAATAGAAGAGCTCTGTGACCAGATGGATGTGAAGAACAAGATCAAGGTGGATCTCTTGCCTTGGGACACAGCTTGGAGGTTGTTCGCAGACAAGGTAGGTGAGGAGACGATTAACTCTGACCCAGGAATCCGGCACCAAGCTGAGATCTTGGTTAAAAAATGTGGCGGTTTGCCGGTTGCTCTGATCACAGTTGCGCGAGCTCTGGCTAGCAAAAGAAGTGTAGATGAATGGAAGCATGCTGTGACAATCATGGGCAACAGCCCAGTCCAGCTCCCAGGAATGGTAGAGCAGGTGTTCTGCTCTCTCAAGCTTAGCTATGATCATCTGCCCAGTGACACACTGAGATCATGCGCCATGCACTTTGCTCTCTACTGGGAAGGCTGCCGCCTTCATAAGAACTTGATTCAAGAATACTGGATCGGCGAAGGCATTCTTGATGACTTCAAGGACGTGGAGCAGGCTAACAATAAAGCGTGCTACTTCCTTGGAATCTTAAGCTCTGCATCACTGATAGAAAGAGTAGATGCGGATGGCTACACGAGGATGCACCCCATGGTCCGCGCCATGGCCTTATGGATTGCATGCGAGTTCGGGAAGAAGGAGAATCAGTGGTTCGTGAGAGAAAGAGAAGGTTTAATGGAGGCGCCCGAGGCAGAGACATGGCGAGGCGCCGCAAGGATGGCGTTGGGGTACAACAGCATCACCGTGCTACCAGAAGCCCCCGAGAGCCTGAATCTCGTGTCCTTGAAGCTGAAGAGCAACTTCGGCTTGGAGAGGATTCCTGACGGCTTCTTCAGGTTCATGCCATGTCTAGTGGCCTTGGACCTCCATTCCACCCCCATCAAGGAGATTCCATCAGGAATCAGCAACCTCCAACGTCTGCAGTTCCTTGAGCTCGGCGGGACAAAGCTCAAGTCTTTGCCCAAAGAATTGGCTTCTCTCAAAAACCTGAAGTACTTGGGACTCAACTGGACCGCTGAGCTCGCCAGCATTCCAGAAAGACTCATCCAATCGCTCTCCGAGCTGCGAGTACTGCGCATGATCGTGAGCTATAGCTCATGGAAGGCCATCCCGGCGGGGGGCGGCAATGGCGTCAGCCTCAGGGAGCTCGAAGCCCTCAAGCGGCTGAGGGTGCTAGACATCACGGTGGGGAACGCTCCGGCGTTCAATATGCTCACGCAGTCCCAGCGGCTGGCGCCGGCAACTGCGGCTTTGTTGCTCAAGGGATGTCCAGGCCTGACGGCCGTCGAGCTCCCGTCGGGGCTCGGGCGGAGCTTGAAGAGCTTGAAGTGGCTTCGGGTGTCGCACTCGACTGAGCTGGAGGAGGTGTTGATCGCCGGCGATGGCCGAGAGAGCGATGACGCGGTGCTTCCTGAGCTTGAGAATCTGGTGCTGGAGTGTCTGCTCAAGGCTAAGATCGTTTGGAGGAGCAGCTGCATCCAACACCTTCGCGGACTGTACATTTACGGCTGCAGCGGAATGGAGCAGCTGATTTGGTACAAGGACGATGATGATTCCGACGCAGAAAACAGAGGCCGGAGGGGCGTCAGTCCGTTTCCGAACCTGAAGCAGATTGCTTTCCGGGGGCTGCCGAAGTTGAAGAGGGTGAGTGATGAGAGGCAGTTGGTGTTCCCCTTGCTGGAGAGCATTGAGGTGGCGGAGTGCCCACAGCTGAAGAAGTTGAACTTGGTAGCCGAGAAGCTGAGAGAGATCAGATGCCACAGGTCATGGTGGGATCAGCTGGAGTGGGAAGATGATGCAGCCAGGTTCAGTCCCCAGATGATCCTTAAGCCACTCAACTGA
- the LOC122020531 gene encoding MTOR-associated protein MEAK7-like isoform X2 has translation MRSDIEAVINSVNECLFYPKSDGTGLTSHQNVLKVFVNAAQFSEKVEGSSEESMSLADFRSWCSLVPSARKFLGSLLMPPDSGRPGYQVPTLHHSEDIPAEILILRKEYAWHIGGALSQDEVEDWKLLYHSGINGLSFSTFLGNLSNGDGPTVLIIKDNEGFVYGGYASQPWDRQSDFYGDMKCFLYQLYPKASIFRPTGANNNLQWCAVNFSSDSIPNGIGFGGRANHFGLFLSANFDQGHTFPCTTFNSPCLSKTSKIHPEVIECWGVIAKVPQNGKPEALKGTVLERFKEDRNMLKMVGIANSSD, from the exons ATGAG ATCCGATATTGAAGCTGTAATAAACTCAGTAAATGAGTGCCTATTTTATCCCAAAAGTGATGGTACTGGATTGACCTCCCATCAGAATGTTCTCAAAGTGTTTGTTAATGCAGCACAATTCTCTGAGAAAGTTGAAGGATCCTCTGAAGAAAGTATGTCGTTAGCTGATTTTAGAAGTTGGTGTAGCCTTGTCCCATCAGCAAGGAAGTTCCTTGGAAGTTTGCTGATGCCACCTGATTCAG GAAGACCAGGCTATCAAGTTCCAACTCTACACCATTCAGAAGATATACCTGCTGAGATCCTAATTTTGAGGAAAGAATATGCTTGGCATATTGGAGGAGCTCTTTCACAGGATGAGGTAGAAGATTGGAAGCTTTTGTATCACAGTGGAATTAATGGGCTTAGTTTCTCAACCTTTTTGGGCAATTTATC AAATGGAGATGGACCAACTGTTTTAATTATCAAAGATAATGAAGGTTTTGTGTATGGGGGATATGCCTCTCAACCATGGGACCGGCAAAGTGATTTTTATGGTGATATGAAGTGCTTTCTCTACCAATTGTATCCAAAGGCATCTATTTTTCGTCCTACCGGAGCAAACAACAATTTGCAATGG TGTGCTGTCAATTTCAGCTCAGACAGCATCCCTAATGGAATTGGCTTTGGAGGACGGGCAAATcactttggcctttttctatcgGCAAATTTCGATCAGGGCCACACCTTTCCTTGCACAACTTTTAACAGTCCTTGTCTATCAAAGACGAGCAAGATACATCCAGAAGTTATTGAATGCTGGGGCGTGATCGCAAAAGTGCCACAGAATGGAAAACCTGAGGCCTTGAAAGGTACAGTTCTTGAGAGATTCAAGGAAGATCGAAACATGCTTAAAATGGTAGGCATTGCAAATTCAAGCGACTAG
- the LOC122020531 gene encoding MTOR-associated protein MEAK7-like isoform X1 yields the protein MGNAQSPPADPLFDTAIRAFTTQELEDLKSIFVSLAAQSGSNGKFVSQSVFQAYFRVPGLLGTKLFQLATQKRNDGMLLFEDLVVTKAIYEKGSRDEIEEFIYQLCDVTGDGILGRSDIEAVINSVNECLFYPKSDGTGLTSHQNVLKVFVNAAQFSEKVEGSSEESMSLADFRSWCSLVPSARKFLGSLLMPPDSGRPGYQVPTLHHSEDIPAEILILRKEYAWHIGGALSQDEVEDWKLLYHSGINGLSFSTFLGNLSNGDGPTVLIIKDNEGFVYGGYASQPWDRQSDFYGDMKCFLYQLYPKASIFRPTGANNNLQWCAVNFSSDSIPNGIGFGGRANHFGLFLSANFDQGHTFPCTTFNSPCLSKTSKIHPEVIECWGVIAKVPQNGKPEALKGTVLERFKEDRNMLKMVGIANSSD from the exons ATGGGCAACGCGCAGTCGCCGCCGGCCGATCCACTCTTCGATACGGCAATCCG AGCTTTCACCACCCAGGAGCTAGAGGATCTGAAGTCGATCTTCGTGTCTCTGGCCGCCCAATCCGGGAGCAACGGCAAGTTCGTCTCTCAATCCGTATTCCAG GCGTATTTCCGAGTTCCTGGCCTGCTAGGCACCAAGTTGTTTCAGCTGGCGACACAGAAGCGGAACGATGGCATGCTTCTTTTCGAGGATCTCGTCGTTACGAAA GCAATATATGAGAAAGGTTCTCGAGATGAAATTGAGGAGTTTATCTACCAGCTATGTGATGTTACAGGGGATGGTATTTTGGGAAG ATCCGATATTGAAGCTGTAATAAACTCAGTAAATGAGTGCCTATTTTATCCCAAAAGTGATGGTACTGGATTGACCTCCCATCAGAATGTTCTCAAAGTGTTTGTTAATGCAGCACAATTCTCTGAGAAAGTTGAAGGATCCTCTGAAGAAAGTATGTCGTTAGCTGATTTTAGAAGTTGGTGTAGCCTTGTCCCATCAGCAAGGAAGTTCCTTGGAAGTTTGCTGATGCCACCTGATTCAG GAAGACCAGGCTATCAAGTTCCAACTCTACACCATTCAGAAGATATACCTGCTGAGATCCTAATTTTGAGGAAAGAATATGCTTGGCATATTGGAGGAGCTCTTTCACAGGATGAGGTAGAAGATTGGAAGCTTTTGTATCACAGTGGAATTAATGGGCTTAGTTTCTCAACCTTTTTGGGCAATTTATC AAATGGAGATGGACCAACTGTTTTAATTATCAAAGATAATGAAGGTTTTGTGTATGGGGGATATGCCTCTCAACCATGGGACCGGCAAAGTGATTTTTATGGTGATATGAAGTGCTTTCTCTACCAATTGTATCCAAAGGCATCTATTTTTCGTCCTACCGGAGCAAACAACAATTTGCAATGG TGTGCTGTCAATTTCAGCTCAGACAGCATCCCTAATGGAATTGGCTTTGGAGGACGGGCAAATcactttggcctttttctatcgGCAAATTTCGATCAGGGCCACACCTTTCCTTGCACAACTTTTAACAGTCCTTGTCTATCAAAGACGAGCAAGATACATCCAGAAGTTATTGAATGCTGGGGCGTGATCGCAAAAGTGCCACAGAATGGAAAACCTGAGGCCTTGAAAGGTACAGTTCTTGAGAGATTCAAGGAAGATCGAAACATGCTTAAAATGGTAGGCATTGCAAATTCAAGCGACTAG
- the LOC122019677 gene encoding uncharacterized protein LOC122019677 isoform X1, producing the protein MRIRRRASSSLPLSPDPSRASRNGSLGGEGREAGEREKLHPVGDRYRYDLGGRRCNGLPATCSSPCSDSGSHRRSDSSGSSSSSAQRGRGKDGINSGETMSGSSVAVDHGNGSGGGKAKGKARARAGAGLASASSSCTMVVHEEETDKGLNLNGKKRQRRSPAVLMEGSRCSRVNGRGWRCCQQTLVGYSLCEHHLGKGRLRSMSASARGQLGTSKPRWGSVDARNGTTLSRHQKVEEELEEVKQRLQQSDDDPCNIVITDSNGADKIAEEEGDEAEMTSSKRKKIGVVKARKISSLLDYSDHSMLSHAQEVALLPSTNGIGNDEHSRPLH; encoded by the exons ATGCGGATCCGCCGGCGAGCTTCTTCCTCGCTGCCTCTTTCTCCAGATCCATCACGCGCATCGCGAAATGGGAGCCTTGGAGGCGAAGGCAGGGAAGCTGGAGAGAGGGAAAAGTTGCACCCGGTTGGGGATCGGTATCGTTATGATTTAGGGGGGAGGCGTTGCAATGGACTGCCTGCGACTTGCTCGAGTCCATGCTCAGATTCGGGGAGCCACCGCCGCAGTGACAGTAGCGGAAGCAGTAGTAGTAGTGCGCAACGGGGAAGAGGGAAAGATGGGATCAATAGCGGCGAGACGATGAGTGGCAGTTCAGTCGCTGTAGATCATGGAAATGGGTCAGGGGGAGGAAAGGCCAAGGGGAAGGCGAGGGCGAGAGCCGGCGCTGGCCTGGCTTCTGCTAGCAGTAGTTGCACTATGGTTGTTCATGAGGAAGAAACGGATAAAGGGCTGAATTTGAACGGGAAGAAACGGCAGCGGAGGAGCCCGGCGGTGCTGATGGAGGGTTCACGGTGCAGCCGCGTGAATGGAAGGGGGTGGCGGTGCTGCCAGCAGACGCTCGTCGGCTACTCTCTCTGCGAGCACCATCTCGGCAAAGGACGGCTCAGGAGCATGAGCGCTTCCGCGAGAGGTCAATTGGGGACGAGTAAGCCTAGATGGGGCAGCGTCGATGCAAGGAACGGTACCACTTTATCCCGCCATCAAAAGGTGGAGGAGGAATTAGAGGAAGTAAAGCAAAGGCTGCAGCAGTCGGATGATGATCCCTGCAATATTGTTATCACTGATAGTAATGGAGCTGATAAGATAGCAGAAGAAGAGGGGGATGAGGCGGAGATGACGagtagcaagaggaagaagattggAGTGGTGAAGGCTCGGAAAATCAGTAGTTTGCTCGACTATTCTGACCACTCGATGCTGTCACACGCGCAGGAAGTTGCCTTGTTGCCTTCAACTAATGGCATTGGCAACGA TGAACATTCAAGACCTCTCCACTAA